One Canis aureus isolate CA01 chromosome 38, VMU_Caureus_v.1.0, whole genome shotgun sequence DNA segment encodes these proteins:
- the SMIM42 gene encoding small integral membrane protein 42, whose protein sequence is MRNRGALPDLEAGPPGLRTRGGAAGRLGCSRRGSLRPHPSAPHVFLQLPAFLWDKGTLATAIADPAYLVKVLSFSTLLMTLVVLLILVWKVTKDKGPAVRARNLRKEGTSLA, encoded by the exons ATGCGCAATCGGGGAGCCCTTCCCGACCTGGAGGCGGGGC CACCAGGGCTGAGGACGCGGGGAGGGGCCGCCGGCCGTCTGGGGTGTAGCCGTCGGGGCAGTCTGCGTCCACACCCCTCGGCTCCCCATGTCTTCCTACAACTCCCAGCCTTCCTGTGGGACAAGGGCACCCTCGCCACCGCCATAGCCGACCCCGCCTACCTGGTGAAGGTCCTCTCCTTCTCTACGCTCTTGATGACACTCGTCGTTCTCCTCATCCTGGTCTGGAAAGTCACCAAAGACAAAGGCCCCGCGGTCAGAGCGCGGAACCTGCGGAAGGAGGGGACCTCGCTGGCATGA